A single region of the Neotabrizicola shimadae genome encodes:
- a CDS encoding MbnP family copper-binding protein, with the protein MSRLTLAALAAVLATPALAEMKVEIPFLAEVGGTPFSCAATYEGIGTTKSAVQFGDFRLYVSNLRLIGADGAEVPIALDQDGTWQLDGSALIDFEDATGTCANGTAETNMVVRGTVPDGSYSGLAFDIGLPFAQNHGDPTLAGSPLNLTAMFWTWQAGYKFIKIDLSTAGQPLPAMEGGDHSGEAMDMSGPQGWALHLGSTGCASDGKTIAPAAECANPNRVAVKLDGFMPGMAGMDTVVIDPAPVLAGANVDANAPESAPGCMSFPKDADCPPVMSALGLPYEGVAPAGGQQLVTLR; encoded by the coding sequence ATGTCCCGTCTGACCCTTGCGGCGCTTGCTGCCGTTCTTGCCACGCCTGCCCTTGCCGAAATGAAGGTGGAAATACCCTTCCTCGCCGAGGTGGGCGGAACGCCGTTTTCCTGTGCTGCGACATATGAGGGGATCGGCACCACGAAATCTGCCGTGCAGTTCGGGGACTTCCGCCTGTACGTCTCGAACCTGCGGCTGATCGGCGCCGATGGGGCGGAAGTTCCGATTGCCCTGGACCAGGACGGCACCTGGCAGCTTGACGGCTCGGCCCTGATCGACTTCGAGGATGCGACCGGCACCTGCGCCAACGGCACGGCAGAGACCAACATGGTGGTGCGCGGCACCGTACCCGATGGCAGCTATTCGGGCCTGGCCTTCGACATCGGCCTGCCCTTCGCGCAGAATCATGGCGACCCGACCTTGGCGGGATCGCCGCTGAACCTGACGGCAATGTTCTGGACCTGGCAGGCGGGCTACAAGTTCATCAAGATCGACCTTTCGACGGCGGGCCAACCCCTGCCGGCGATGGAGGGCGGCGATCATTCGGGAGAGGCGATGGACATGTCCGGGCCGCAGGGCTGGGCACTTCACCTGGGCTCGACGGGTTGCGCCTCGGATGGGAAGACCATTGCGCCGGCGGCGGAATGTGCAAATCCGAACCGCGTGGCGGTGAAGCTGGACGGCTTCATGCCGGGCATGGCAGGCATGGACACGGTGGTGATCGACCCCGCGCCGGTGCTGGCCGGGGCCAATGTGGATGCCAATGCGCCCGAAAGCGCGCCGGGCTGCATGTCCTTCCCGAAGGATGCGGATTGCCCGCCCGTGATGTCGGCGCTTGGCCTGCCCTATGAGGGCGTGGCGCCGGCGGGCGGCCAGCAGCTCGTTACCCTGCGCTGA